GAGCGGCGTGTCCTGTCCGAAGTCCGGGAGCTTGTCCGGCCACTCCGTCGCGGGAATCAGCGGTGTCCAAATGGGTCCGGGGGCCACGGCGTTGACCCTGATGCCCTTGGGTCCCAACTCTTGGGCCAGCGCCTTGGTGAAAGCCACTTGCGCTGCCTTGGTCATGGCGTAGTCGATAAGTTGGGGCGAAGGGTTGAATGCCTGGATGGATGCAGTGACGATGACCGATGCGCCGGGTTTGAGGTGGGGGATTGCCGCGCGGGCAGTCCACATCAAGGAGTACAAGTTGGTCTTGAAAACCCTGTCCATTTCTTCGGTCGGCAGGGTCTCGAGCCCTTCCCGGTTTTTTTGGTACCCGGCATTCAGGACCAGGGTGTCCAGCCGGCCGAATTCGGCTACGGTTCGTTCCACCGCGGACTGGCAGAACTCTTCCGAACGGCCGTCGCCCGGCATGGCCAAAGCCCTTGTACCGGCCTCTTGGATCCAGCCGGCGGTACTCCGGGCGTCTTCGGACTCTTCAGGTAGGTGCGTGAACGCGACGTCGGCACCTTCGCGGGCGAAGGCGATGCCAACAGCTGCCCCGATCCCGGAGTCGCCTCCCGTGATGAGGGTTGCCCTGCCCGTCAAGCGGCCATGGCCGGTGTAGGAGAGTTCGCCGTGATCCGGCACGGGATCCATGGGCGCCGTCAGGCCCGGCTGCTTCTGTTCCTGCTGTGGAAAGGATCCTGTGTGATAACCCGAACGGGGATCTCTCGGTGGAAAAAGCCGGGCACTACGTGGTTGTTCCGCTTGGCTTTGCTGCGGTTCTGACTGGTACATGTTCACCTTCTTCGTCGGTCTTTCGACGCTTGCGTGAGCCTGCTACCTCATCGAACCTAGTAGCCCGGGCGGCACCTTGTCCATGGATTCCGAGAAATTGATCAGTAAACTTACTATGTTGATCGAAAGGACTACAATAGCTCGGTTTTTGTGCTGCGACTTAGGGTTCCGACTCTGCTTTTCTACGCCTGGGAGACCAGGAAAGCAGGGGATACAGCAGCACGAGGGCGGCGAGGGCGACAAGAATGCCGCCGCCGGCTGCGAGGCCTACCTCGGGTCCCACGGCCACGCTGAAGATCAGTCCGGCACATCCCGCGATCAGCAGGGATACACATGCGACGACCGCCTTGACGATCACATCCCCTGCAGCCACCAGCCGATACTTGACGTGATGCTGGAAGAGCCGCCGATGCAGGCTGACCGGAACCAGCATGAGGCCGGTTGTCATAGTCGCCAGGACGACCAACAGGAGAAACCACCACTTTTGCATCTCGGTCAGGGTGCCGAATCGCTGCTGGAACGGAAGGGTGAGCAGGAAGCCGCCGATAATTTGGACGCCTGTTTGAAGGACGCGCATCTCTTGGAGCAGTTCATTCCAGTTGCGGTCCATCCGCTGGTCCTCGGACTCGTGCCTGGTGTCGGCAGCCTGCCGCGGGAGTGGAGGGTCTTCCGGTCCGGTCACGACGGCCGCGGCAGTTCGCAACCTGCCACAGGGTTCAGGCCCATGTAGTTCAGGGGACCGGCAACAATATTCAGGCTGATTGTTGCCACCTGGGAACACTGCGCGGGAACTGCGCTGAAGTAGCCACGTTGTCCGGCGGCTACCGCTCCAATGATGAGCCAGATCACCACGAGCAGCCCGAAAATCGACCCGAATCGCATGGCCCTCGACCAACCTCTCTTCAATCCCGGATATCATCAGCTTACTTATTAAGTGACGTCGACCATAGGCTGGGCACATGGGAACCCACGTTGGAACGTCGGGGTGGAGTTACGAGCACTGGGAGCACGTGCTCTATCCCGCCGGCACTCCCGCGCGCAACCGGCTCGGTTACTACATGCAACAATTCGAGACCGTCGAACTCAACGCGAGTTTCTATCGGTGGCCGCGTGATCCATCGTTCGCAAGCTGGCGACGCCGGCTACCTGAAGGCTTCGTGTTCTCGGTTAAAGCGCCCCGCGGGCTCACCCACGCAAAGCGCCTTTATGCCCCTGAAGCCTGGATTGGCAGGATCACTTCGGCGTGGCATGAACTCGGAGCCAGGCGTGGGGTCATGCTGGTCCAGTTGCCGCCGGGAATGGAGCGCGACGACGGCCGGCTGGCGTATTTCCTTGACCTCCTTCCCGAGTGGATGAAAGTCGCCGTCGAATTCCGCCATCACAGTTGGCATGACGAGGCTGTCTACGAGCTGCTTGAAAGGCACCAAACGGCCTACTGCATCATGAGCGGAGCGGAGCTCCCGTGCGTCCTGAGGGCCACGGCGGCGTTTGTCTACATCAGGATGCATGGGCCGGATCACCATCACCTTTACGGAGGTTCATACTCCGATCAGGACCTGCGCTGGTGGGCGGACCGCATTGCGGAATGGGAGGCCGCGGGCAAGGAGGTCTTCGTCTATTTCAACAACGACGGCGGCGGAAACGCGGTCCGTAACGCCCGCACCCTCGGTTCCTTCCTCGCCAAGCAGTAGGCGTGGCCCCGACGGTTGTTGGGTACGGTAGGTTCCATGGTTGAAACCAAGAAGGTCAGGATGCCACCCTCATCCCTTATGACCGTGATCTTGGCTTTTGCGGCAAATATTCTCGTCGCCGCGGCAAAAACTGTCGCCGCCATACTTACCGGCTCCGCGTCGATGATCGCCGAGTCCGCGCACTCCTGGGCCGATACCGGAAACCAGGTCTTCCTGCTGGTGGCTGAGAGGAGATCCTCGAAAGAGCGGGACGTGGCCCATCCGATGGGCTACGGCAGGGAAGCGTACGTGTGGTCGATGTTTGCCGCCTTCGGCTTGTTCACCGCAGGGGCTGTTGTGTCCGTGATGCACGGTGTCCAACAGCTTTTCGCGCCGGAACCAGCCGGTGATTTCGGGGTCGCCTATGTCGTCTTGGCGATATCCTTCGTGCTTGAAGGGGCCTCGTTCATCCAAGCGTTCCGGCAGGCCCGCACGTCGGCAAGGCAACTTGAACGTCGCACCTTGGAGCAAGTGCTCAAAAGCTCGGACCCCACCATGCGCGCCGTCTTCGCGGAGGACAGTGCCGCACTGATAGGCCTGCTCATTGCCTTCTTGGGGATCTTCCTGCACCAGTTCACCGGATCTCCGCTCCCAGATGCCCTCGGATCCATCTTTGTCGGCATCCTTCTCGGTGTCATCGCGGTGGTGCTGATAGATCGCAATCGTCGCTTCCTCGTCGGTCAGGGCGTTACACCGGAACTCGAGAAGTCGATGGCGATCAGGGTCATGGAACACCCGGAAATCGATCGCCTGACGTATCTGCACCTGGAGTTTGTTGGGCCGCGCAAGCTGTACCTCGTGGCGGCCGTGGATATCACGGGTGACCTTCGGGAGCATGAAGTAGCCATTGCTTTGCGCCGTGTGGAACGGGAACTGGAGGACGAGGAGACCGTCGAGGAGGCGGTGCTGACCCTCGCTACGCCCGACGAACCTTCGCTGTCCTTTGGCGTTCGGCCACAGTCGCCGGCCGTTGAGTAAACCAGCGCGCGGCGACCCGCTGGAACCTCTGGGGAAAACAAGTACAAGCTACTCGTGCCATGTTTCACGCAAAGTTGTTGACTCAAGGAACCAGCATCCGCGCGCTGTCGGCGGACGGCGATCCGAGCTGGCCAACGTCAGGATCGGCCGAACGATAGAACCTGCGCACCGGAAGCACAGTCAATTTCGAGGGGAGTTGCAATGGACGGGCAAGTATGGATTTGGATCGTAGTGGCGATTGTGATCATCGCGGTGATCGTCGCCGTCGTCGCTTATGGGCGCCGCGCGAAGGACGCAGCCAACCGCAAGCGCGCCGCGGACCTCCGCGAGAAAGCCCGTGCCGACGCCCTCGGAGCGCATGAGCGCAGCGCTGAGGCCGCCCGAGCGGCGGCTGACGCCGCCCGCGCCGAGAGCGAAGCGGAACGCTTGCATCAGGAGGCCACCGACAAGCAGAAGGCGGCCGAACGGGCCAACGAAGTCTCGCAGGACAGGCTACGACGCGCGGAAGAGTTGGACCCCGACGCGGGCGACCGCTCGGACACGAACGGTGAGGGACGCCGTCGGGACAGGGACGACGACGGCACCCGGCGGGAGCGCGACGACGACCAAGGCAACGAGGAGGGGCGGAGAGGTCCAAGATCGTAGGCTATGGCGTAACGGCAGCAGGTCATGGGGGGGAGCCCGCGTAGTGGAATCAGCACGGTCCAAGGTCCTTTCGCTTATTGGCCTGGACGCCATTCGGTCATATGTCGCGGCGAGAGTTGTTCGCGGCTCGGCTCTGCGCCAGGGAGATGTCCTACGCGAGCGGATCGAGCTTTGGACGGATGCAGGCGATATGGTCCCTTGTCTATTCCTTACGCCAATCGATGGGGGTCATCAGGTGGGTGCCGTGGTGGCGGTCCATCAACACGCCGGAAACTATTCCTTGGGAAAGAGCGAGCTTGCCGGGCTTGAAGGTGATCCGCAAATGGCTTTCGCCGTCGAATTGGCCGAGTCTGGCGTTCCGGCGCTCGTCCCGGACCTCCTAGGATTCGAAGAGCGGCAGCGTGACGCCATTGACCCCCAGCTGGCTGAAAGCCGCGATGCGCAGGATCTGCTCGATGGCGGGTCAACGCTGCAGGGCATCCACACACGGGATATTGCCATGGCCACTTCGTGGCTCGAGGCTTGCGATGAGGTGCAAGGGCCTCTGGGGATTGTCGGTCATTCGCTGGGCGGCCAGGTGGGGCTTTTCAATCTCGCCTGCGATCCACGGCTGCGGGCCGGCGTTCTTAGTTGCGGGATCGGGACGCTTGAGTCCTTCGAACGTGAGGGCATTTCCCATAACCCGGCCTGGTTTGTGCCCAATCTTCGCAAAGCGGGTGACGCGCATCTGGTGGCCCAAGCCATCGAAGACCAGCGTGTATTGATCGTCGCCGGACAGCAAGATCCACTGTTTCCGTTTCAGGACGTCCAGGGCCTCGTCAATTCCTTCAGGGAAGGCGTCGCGGATTTCGTTCCTTTCGAAGGCGGGCACGCCTTTCCGTCCGTTCAGAGAAGACACGCCGTTTCATGGTTGAAGTCCCGCCTGGCCGCAGCCCGATCAACGCCTTAGGTTGCCGTCACACTCCACCTGCAGTGGGTGCGGCTTGAGGTTGTTCTGCCAGTTCCTGCGTGGCGGCCCAGCTCGCGAGGAGTCGCAGGGCATCTGCTGAGGGGGAACCAGGTTCTGCAGGGTAGATAAACAGGGAGAGGCCGGTGTCCGCTGACAACTCCATCGCTTCGAACAGCAACCGGAGTTCGCCCACCACAGGGTGATGGAAATGCTTGAAGCCGCTGTAGTGGCGGCGCACGTTGTGTGCTGCCCAGCGAGTGCGGAATTCATCGCTGCGGGTGGAAAGCTCTCCTACGAGGTCGCTCAGTCCGCGGTCGAAGGGATCGCGGCCGGCCTCGGTGCGCAAGATGGCCACCATGTTGTTGGCAGCGAGCTCCCAATCCGGGAAGAACCTCCGGGCCCGCTCCTCATCCAGGAAAATGAAGCGCGCGTAGTTGGCCGGCCGGACCGGGTCGACGTACATCTCCGAATGCAATGCGCGGCCGAGCCTGTTGGCGGCGAGGATGTCCATGCGTGCGTTGCGGACAAACGCCGGCGCGTCAGTGATGGCGTCGAGGGCAAACTGGACGCTCGGCCGCAGATTTTGCGGCGCAGATCGACGCTGCCTCTTGCTTGTTCCTGCGGCCCGGGCCAGATCGAACAGATGTGCACGCTCA
This genomic interval from Arthrobacter sp. FW306-2-2C-D06B contains the following:
- a CDS encoding SDR family oxidoreductase, yielding MYQSEPQQSQAEQPRSARLFPPRDPRSGYHTGSFPQQEQKQPGLTAPMDPVPDHGELSYTGHGRLTGRATLITGGDSGIGAAVGIAFAREGADVAFTHLPEESEDARSTAGWIQEAGTRALAMPGDGRSEEFCQSAVERTVAEFGRLDTLVLNAGYQKNREGLETLPTEEMDRVFKTNLYSLMWTARAAIPHLKPGASVIVTASIQAFNPSPQLIDYAMTKAAQVAFTKALAQELGPKGIRVNAVAPGPIWTPLIPATEWPDKLPDFGQDTPLGRAGQPAELAPAYVLLASDEGSYISGAVLPVTGGKGL
- a CDS encoding DUF6328 family protein; the encoded protein is MRTAAAVVTGPEDPPLPRQAADTRHESEDQRMDRNWNELLQEMRVLQTGVQIIGGFLLTLPFQQRFGTLTEMQKWWFLLLVVLATMTTGLMLVPVSLHRRLFQHHVKYRLVAAGDVIVKAVVACVSLLIAGCAGLIFSVAVGPEVGLAAGGGILVALAALVLLYPLLSWSPRRRKAESEP
- a CDS encoding DUF72 domain-containing protein gives rise to the protein MGTHVGTSGWSYEHWEHVLYPAGTPARNRLGYYMQQFETVELNASFYRWPRDPSFASWRRRLPEGFVFSVKAPRGLTHAKRLYAPEAWIGRITSAWHELGARRGVMLVQLPPGMERDDGRLAYFLDLLPEWMKVAVEFRHHSWHDEAVYELLERHQTAYCIMSGAELPCVLRATAAFVYIRMHGPDHHHLYGGSYSDQDLRWWADRIAEWEAAGKEVFVYFNNDGGGNAVRNARTLGSFLAKQ
- a CDS encoding cation diffusion facilitator family transporter, which translates into the protein MVETKKVRMPPSSLMTVILAFAANILVAAAKTVAAILTGSASMIAESAHSWADTGNQVFLLVAERRSSKERDVAHPMGYGREAYVWSMFAAFGLFTAGAVVSVMHGVQQLFAPEPAGDFGVAYVVLAISFVLEGASFIQAFRQARTSARQLERRTLEQVLKSSDPTMRAVFAEDSAALIGLLIAFLGIFLHQFTGSPLPDALGSIFVGILLGVIAVVLIDRNRRFLVGQGVTPELEKSMAIRVMEHPEIDRLTYLHLEFVGPRKLYLVAAVDITGDLREHEVAIALRRVERELEDEETVEEAVLTLATPDEPSLSFGVRPQSPAVE
- a CDS encoding dienelactone hydrolase family protein, which encodes MAFAVELAESGVPALVPDLLGFEERQRDAIDPQLAESRDAQDLLDGGSTLQGIHTRDIAMATSWLEACDEVQGPLGIVGHSLGGQVGLFNLACDPRLRAGVLSCGIGTLESFEREGISHNPAWFVPNLRKAGDAHLVAQAIEDQRVLIVAGQQDPLFPFQDVQGLVNSFREGVADFVPFEGGHAFPSVQRRHAVSWLKSRLAAARSTP
- a CDS encoding helix-turn-helix transcriptional regulator; protein product: MDNRNDAREFLASRRAKITPEQAGLPTSGGNRRVPGLRRGEVATLAGVSVEYYTRLERGNLAGVSESVLEALARALHLDEAERAHLFDLARAAGTSKRQRRSAPQNLRPSVQFALDAITDAPAFVRNARMDILAANRLGRALHSEMYVDPVRPANYARFIFLDEERARRFFPDWELAANNMVAILRTEAGRDPFDRGLSDLVGELSTRSDEFRTRWAAHNVRRHYSGFKHFHHPVVGELRLLFEAMELSADTGLSLFIYPAEPGSPSADALRLLASWAATQELAEQPQAAPTAGGV